The following proteins come from a genomic window of Syntrophales bacterium:
- a CDS encoding slipin family protein yields MGIYTIAALVVLLILFLASAIRVLNEYERGVIFRLGRLIATKGPGLIILIPVVDKMVKVDLRIVAMDVPPQDVITRDNVSIKVNAVIYFRVMDSNKAIVEVENYLYATSQLAQTTLRSVCGEVELDEILSEREKINVNLQEILDRSTDPWGIKVSTVEVKHIDLPQEMQRAMAKQAEAERERRAKIINAEGEFQAAQKLADAAAVIAEHPIALQLRYLQTLNQIAAENNSTTIFPIPIDLFRPFLKLMEK; encoded by the coding sequence TTGCTGCCTTGGTGGTATTGTTAATATTATTTCTTGCATCGGCTATTAGAGTACTCAATGAGTACGAAAGAGGGGTCATCTTTCGTCTGGGGAGGCTAATTGCCACGAAGGGCCCCGGTCTCATTATTCTGATACCGGTAGTTGATAAGATGGTCAAGGTGGATTTGAGGATAGTGGCCATGGACGTTCCCCCACAGGATGTTATTACTCGTGATAATGTTTCTATAAAGGTAAACGCCGTTATATATTTCAGGGTAATGGATTCTAACAAGGCCATTGTAGAGGTGGAGAACTATCTCTACGCAACGTCACAGCTTGCACAGACTACTCTGAGAAGCGTCTGCGGGGAGGTTGAGCTGGACGAAATTTTATCGGAAAGGGAAAAGATCAATGTGAATCTGCAGGAAATCCTTGATAGAAGCACTGATCCCTGGGGAATCAAGGTATCCACAGTAGAAGTGAAGCATATCGATCTTCCTCAGGAGATGCAGCGGGCGATGGCCAAACAGGCAGAGGCGGAAAGGGAACGACGGGCGAAGATCATTAATGCCGAGGGTGAATTTCAGGCAGCGCAAAAGCTGGCAGATGCGGCTGCCGTTATTGCCGAACATCCGATAGCGCTGCAGCTTAGATATCTTCAGACCCTGAATCAGATTGCCGCCGAAAATAATTCGACCACTATATTTCCCATACCGATTGACCTGTTCCGACCATTT